The following coding sequences lie in one Oryza brachyantha chromosome 10, ObraRS2, whole genome shotgun sequence genomic window:
- the LOC102709315 gene encoding putative pentatricopeptide repeat-containing protein At1g16830 has product MLGATRTRTPRFSLSAATAFFTTRPHPPPLSPRLVDTTVSRCPSDALALNFFLWCARRPAYFHPPASFDRLLPAAARLASRLRTAPAILHELRALGCPIRPHTFLLLLRLYWRGGIYHLVLQLFDQMPLWGFHPNAFARNAVLDVLLRTRQHHSALCFLRDNPSPNYLTYAILLTHLCKAENWPGARGCFLAMLHQGFIPSSASLAAVFACCSKLGAMSHLLQLLSFILVSGYQFTSAMWACLIARLCREGRLDEAISMLAKMLGSGFSPTVVTYTPLVRALYQSGRHDIASELFTHMSSTNCSPDLVLHNVLMDCMAKERRYDAALGIYLNLRESQIKPDAYTLSTVVQVLQLSGNVSLLPRLLLDSDIPYDLVACNSVLNALCKSGFPSQAVQFFINMIKCDIKPDSYSYVGLLDSLCQLGRIDHAVNLYRSIVSIDPDSNAYIHAAILHGLVKKGQNRMALMILNEAIRQNCALDAVCYTVVLHGLLQAHMIEEACMLFNKMKYSGMSSNTCTYNVMLRGLCRTRDEHAVKWFLREMECSDVEMDSISFNTMIVLLIKLQHISSATALIREMINLGMELSTKTLSLISQYVGHVHVLKDAHIAENDQSDSTNDLLACSAS; this is encoded by the coding sequence ATGCTCGGCGCCACGCGGACGCGGACGCCGCGCTTCTCTCTctcggccgccaccgccttctTCACCACCAGGCctcacccgccgccgctctctccTCGGCTCGTCGACACCACCGTCTCCCGATGTCCCTCCGACGCCCTCGCGCTCAACTTCTTCCTCTGGTgcgcccgccgccccgcctacttccacccgcccgcgtccttcgaccgcctcctccccgccgccgcccgcctcgcctcccgccTCCGCACCGCCCCCGCCATCCTCCACGAGCTCCGCGCCCTCGGCTGCCCCATCCGCCCCCACACCTTCCTCCTCTTGCTTAGGCTTTACTGGCGCGGGGGCATCTACCACCTCGTGCTCCAGCTGTTCGATCAAATGCCTCTTTGGGGCTTCCACCCCAACGCCTTCGCCCGCAACGCCGTCCTCGACGTCCTTCTCAGGACACGCCAACACCACTCCGCCTTGTGCTTCCTACGGGACAACCCCTCGCCCAACTATCTCACTTACGCCATCCTCCTCACCCACCTTTGCAAGGCGGAGAACTGGCCAGGAGCGCGCGGCTGCTTCTTAGCCATGCTTCACCAGGGCTTTATCCCCAGCTCTGCTTCTCTCGCTGCGGTTTTTGCGTGCTGCAGCAAACTTGGCGCCATGTCCCACCTGCTGCAGCTTCTGTCCTTCATACTTGTTTCGGGATATCAGTTCACTTCGGCCATGTGGGCATGCCTCATTGCTCGTTTGTGCCGCGAGGGTAGGCTAGATGAGGCTATTAGTATGCTGGCAAAGATGCTGGGCTCTGGTTTTTCTCCCACAGTTGTCACTTATACACCACTTGTCAGAGCTCTCTATCAATCTGGGAGGCATGACATTGCAAGTGAGCTTTTCACGCACATGTCATCCACCAATTGCAGCCCAGATCTTGTTCTTCATAATGTTCTAATGGACTGCATGGCCAAGGAGAGGAGATATGATGCTGCTCTAGGCATTTACTTAAATCTTCGTGAGAGCCAAATAAAGCCTGACGCGTACACTTTATCTACTGTAGTCCAGGTGTTGCAGTTGTCAGGGAATGTAAGCCTTCTTCCTAGGTTACTTCTGGACTCAGATATCCCTTATGATCTCGTGGCCTGCAATTCTGTGCTGAATGCTCTATGCAAGTCTGGATTTCCATCTCAAGCTGTGCAGTTCTtcatcaatatgatcaagtgCGACATCAAGCCAGACAGCTACAGTTATGTTGGCCTTTTGGACAGTTTGTGCCAGCTGGGAAGGATTGACCATGCAGTCAATCTCTACCGTAGTATTGTCTCGATTGATCCTGATTCAAATGCTTATATCCATGCTGCCATCCTCCATGGCCTTGTTAAAAAGGGCCAGAACCGTATGGCACTAATGATTTTAAATGAGGCTATACGCCAAAATTGTGCTCTCGACGCTGTGTGCTACACTGTTGTTCTACATGGCCTTCTCCAAGCTCACATGATTGAAGAGGCTTGCATGTTGTTTAACAAAATGAAGTATTCAGGAATGTCTTCCAACACTTGCACATACAACGTAATGCTTCGTGGACTTTGTAGAACCAGGGATGAACATGCTGTCAAGTGGTTTCTAAGAGAAATGGAATGTTCTGATGTGGAGATGGACAGTATCTCATTCAATACTATGATCGTGCTCTTAATCAAGTTGCAGCATATTAGTTCAGCCACTGCTTTGATAAGAGAAATGATTAATCTAGGCATGGAACTTAGCACCAAAACTTTGTCATTAATTTCTCAGTATGTTGGTCATGTGCATGTTCTGAAGGATGCTCACATTGCTGAAAATGATCAATCCGACTCAACTAATGATCTTCTTGCATGCTCAGCTTCATAG
- the LOC102701025 gene encoding choline-phosphate cytidylyltransferase 2-like gives MARVSHSRKRSAPSKPREDPDARHHPERPVRVYADGIFDLFHFGHARALEQAKKLFPNTYLLVGCCNDELTNRYKGKTVMTQEERYESLRHCKWVDEVIPDAPWVLTQEFIDKHKIDYVAHDALPYADTSGAANDVYEFVKKIGKFKETKRTDGVSTSDLIMRILKDYNQYVMRNLARGYTRKDLGVSYVKEKQLQVNMKINKLRETVKAHQEKLQTAAKTAGINHEEWLANADRWVAGFLEKFEEHCHNMETAIKGRIQERLKRQGSRGIIAGLMQQPVAT, from the exons ATGGCGCGCGTCTCGCATTCCAGGAAGCGGAGCGCTCCCTCCAAGCCCAGAGAAGATCCCGACGCCCGCCACCACCCGGAACGCCCTGTCCGCGTCTACGCCGACGGCATCTTCGATCTCTTCCACTTCGGCCACGCCCGCGCTCTCGAGCAGGCCAAGAAGCt GTTCCCTAACACGTACCTGCTGGTCGGATGCTGCAACGACGAGCTCACCAACCGCTACAAGGGCAAGACCGTCATGACCCAGGAAGAGCGATACGAGTCCCTTCGCCACTGCAA ATGGGTTGATGAGGTCATTCCTGATGCTCCATGGGTCCTCACACAAGAGTTTATTGACAAACATAAGATTGACTACGTTGCTCACGATGCACTGCC TTATGCAGATACCAGTGGTGCTGCAAATGATGTCTATGAGTTT GTTAAAAAGATAGGCAAATTCAAGGAAACAAAACGGACAGACGGGGTATCCACATCAGACCTCATAATGAGGATATTGAAGGATTACAATCAGTATGTCATGAGGAATTTagcacgtggatacacaaggaAAGATCTAGGCGTAAGCTATGTTAAG GAAAAGCAACTCCAGGTCAACATGAAGATAAATAAACTGCGAGAGACTGTAAAGGCTCATCAAGAAAAG TTGCAAACGGCAGCGAAGACAGCGGGGATAAATCATGAAGAATGGCTGGCAAATGCAGATCGCTGGGTTGCTGGTTTCTTGGAGAAGTTTGAGGAACACTGCCACAACATG GAAACTGCCATCAAGGGGCGAATCCAGGAGAGATTGAAGAGACAGGGAAGCAGAGGGATAATTGCGGGTCTTATGCAGCAACCGGTGGCAACGTAA